The genomic window ACCGTGGTGTCCTGCGCCGGATCGGCCCCGCCTACCAGTTCCGGCACGCCCGCCTGCAGAGCACGATGGCACTCCACGACGCGACCTCGCCGTAGCTGGTCAGACGGCGCTGAGCAGCTGCGGGTCGGCGCGGCGGAAGCCCTGGCAGTGACCGCAGACCATGTAGTAGGAACTCGGCTTCATCGGGAACAGCGGGATGAAGAAGAGCGTGAACTTCGTGGTGCGCTTGAGGATCTGCTGCGGGGCCTGCCAGCCACAGACCTCACAGTTCATCAGCCGCGTACCGGCCAGGTGGTCCTTGCTCCGAACCCCGAACAACAGAAACATCGCTGTGCCTCCCTCTTCCCTGTCCAGGGTCCCATCCCCACACCAG from Actinoplanes derwentensis includes these protein-coding regions:
- a CDS encoding zinc-ribbon domain-containing protein → MFLLFGVRSKDHLAGTRLMNCEVCGWQAPQQILKRTTKFTLFFIPLFPMKPSSYYMVCGHCQGFRRADPQLLSAV